TACTGCTGCTGCTTGAGGAGCTTTCGTTCCTTTTCTAATAGTCCAAGCTCTAACTTCAATTTTTCCAGCTGTAAAATATGATTGAAGACCTAATTTATCAAAAGCTTTATGAATAATTTGTTCTAAACCTGATTCTTCTACACCTAAATCAGTTAAAAGTTCTTTTGCTTCATCATCATCCATTCCAACTAATTCTTCTTCAATCTTTGCACAAAGAGTAATTACATCAGCATTTACTTCACTTGCATGAGCTCTTAATACTTCAACATACTCATTTGTACCTTCCATTAAAGAGTCTTCATCCATATTTGCACCATAGATTACATCTTTATTTGATAAAAACCTTAACTCTTTGTCCATTTGAAGAAATAAATCATTTTCAATATCTTCAAAAGTTTTTACAGGTTGAAGATCTTCTAAGTGTTTTAATAAAGCCTCTGCTACAACTAACATAGCTGCTGCTTCTTTAGAACCTTTAGATTGTTTTTTTAATTTTTCAATTTTCTTTTCACACTGAGTAATATCAGCATAAATAAGTTCTGTTTCAATAATTTCAATATCTCTTAAAGGATTTACATCCCCTTCTACGTGAGTAATATTTCCATCATCAAAACATCTAACCATGTGTAAGATAACTTCTACTTCTCTAATATTTGATAAAAATTGATTTCCTAGAC
This sequence is a window from Halarcobacter bivalviorum. Protein-coding genes within it:
- the ychF gene encoding redox-regulated ATPase YchF; translation: MGLGVGIVGLPNVGKSTTFNALTKAQNAEAQNYPFCTIEPNKAIVPVPDKRLDELAKIVNPDKIQHSTIDFVDIAGLVRGASKGEGLGNQFLSNIREVEVILHMVRCFDDGNITHVEGDVNPLRDIEIIETELIYADITQCEKKIEKLKKQSKGSKEAAAMLVVAEALLKHLEDLQPVKTFEDIENDLFLQMDKELRFLSNKDVIYGANMDEDSLMEGTNEYVEVLRAHASEVNADVITLCAKIEEELVGMDDDEAKELLTDLGVEESGLEQIIHKAFDKLGLQSYFTAGKIEVRAWTIRKGTKAPQAAAVIHNDFEKGFIKAEVISYEDFISLGGEAKCKEAGKLRLEGKDYVVQDGDVMHFRFNV